Proteins from a genomic interval of Oncorhynchus mykiss isolate Arlee chromosome 21, USDA_OmykA_1.1, whole genome shotgun sequence:
- the LOC100329196 gene encoding IL-6 subfamily member ciliary neurotrophic factor-like (The RefSeq protein has 1 substitution compared to this genomic sequence) encodes MADQEHIEIDTLLDMPAPGRSRTGRAAALARLLHQDCTYLLELYRERESLLSDHTPAGDRIVSLSLSSPDLSSDEQVQLLHSALRKCLGLLECLILREEEEMGELEGEYETVRKGVRDRLGHLLHSTKVLLETEEDVTPDHQCNEEVDGVVGTFGAKMWTYRVLLELIHWANSASQTLHVLHSEREGREEI; translated from the exons ATGGCTGATCAGGAGCACATTGAGATAGACACGCTCCTAGACATGCCTGCGCCGGGGCGATCTAGAACGGGGAGAGCAGCGGCTCTGGCTCGGCTACTGCACCAGGACTGCACTTATCTTCTGGAGCTATAT agggagagggagagcctcTTGTCAGACCACACCCCAGCGGGGGACCGCAtcgtgtccctctctctgtcctcgccTGACCTCAGCTCTGACGAGCAGGTTCAGCTTCTACACTCAGCCCTGCGCAAATGCTTGGGACTACTGGAGTGTCTCATCCtacgagaggaggaggagatgggtgaGCTAGAGGGCGAGTATGAGACAGTGAGAAAGGGCGTCCGGGATCGACTCGGACATCTGCTTCACAGCACCAAGGTCCTACTGGAAACCGAGGAGGACGTCACCCCAGACCATCAGTGCAATGAG GAGGTTGATGGAGTTGTGGGTACTTTTGGGGCGAAAATGTGGACCTATCGGGTCCTGCTAGAGCTGATCCATTGGGCCAACTCTGCCTCGCAGACCCTTCACGTCCTCCACTccgagagggaagggagagaagatATCTAG